From a region of the Pogona vitticeps strain Pit_001003342236 chromosome 7, PviZW2.1, whole genome shotgun sequence genome:
- the PIMREG gene encoding protein PIMREG isoform X2, with product MASTFQSMGSTAGWRHHQILSDLEASPAPDRFKKKSSLNLNAVRMSLRKRMPLKEVEMNFDENPTWESLEAKEKKQNLRALTRRAKTAFGTVSQKIQGSCQAPARLLVASLTQFPGSSVQGSVRNKSSPPRTPRRRSGRLAGVSSPTSSTRIVSPFGQETPDQAGSRQLKKDFFPLRRSVRAAALRSPYGSPLSASQRRQFDRDLELVSTGIRQLKRLSRAFNDIIVQEESDMTVPLISN from the exons ATGGCCTCCACGTTCCAGAGCATGGGATCTACCGCTGGCTGGCGGCACCACCAGATCCTATCCGACCTGGAGGCGAGCCCAGCGCCGGATCGGTTCAAAAAGAAGTCCTCCCTTAACCTGAACGCTGTGCGGATGTCCCTGAGGAAACGGATGCCGTTAAAGGAGGTTGAGATGAACTTTGACGAAAATCCAACGTGGGAGAGCCTGGAAGCGAAGGAGAAGAAGCAGAACCTCCGGGCGCTCACACGGAGAGCCAAGACTGCCTTCGGAACAGTGTCGCAA AAAATTCAAGGGAGCTGCCAAGCCCCCGCGCGCCTCTTGGTAGCCTCTCTCACCCAGTTCCCGGGGTCCAGCGTGCAGGGATCTGTGAGGAACAAAAGCTCACCTCCACGGACCCCCCGTCGGAGGAGCGGCCGGCTTGCCGGGGTCTCGAGCCCAACGTCCAGCACCAGGATTGTGTCTCCGTTCGGCCAGGAGACTCCCGATCAAGCTGGGTCCCGACAGCTTAAGAAAGATTTCTTCCCCCTCCGGAGATCAGTGAGGGCCGCTGCCTTGCGAAGTCCATACGGTTCCCCGCTTTCTGCCAGCCAAAGAAG gCAATTTGATCGTGATCTGGAGCTCGTCTCGACCGGCATCCGCCAGCTGAAGCGCCTCTCCCGTGCCTTCAACGACATCATCGTCCAAGAAGAGAG CGACATGACAGTTCCGCTCATTTCTaactga
- the PIMREG gene encoding protein PIMREG isoform X1 encodes MASTFQSMGSTAGWRHHQILSDLEASPAPDRFKKKSSLNLNAVRMSLRKRMPLKEVEMNFDENPTWESLEAKEKKQNLRALTRRAKTAFGTVSQKIQGSCQAPARLLVASLTQFPGSSVQGSVRNKSSPPRTPRRRSGRLAGVSSPTSSTRIVSPFGQETPDQAGSRQLKKDFFPLRRSVRAAALRSPYGSPLSASQRRQFDRDLELVSTGIRQLKRLSRAFNDIIVQEERDQAILNYYQVMAENLRAAQRHSGRLSKSLVWRHPGRRRWPFRSRTGDHLKQY; translated from the exons ATGGCCTCCACGTTCCAGAGCATGGGATCTACCGCTGGCTGGCGGCACCACCAGATCCTATCCGACCTGGAGGCGAGCCCAGCGCCGGATCGGTTCAAAAAGAAGTCCTCCCTTAACCTGAACGCTGTGCGGATGTCCCTGAGGAAACGGATGCCGTTAAAGGAGGTTGAGATGAACTTTGACGAAAATCCAACGTGGGAGAGCCTGGAAGCGAAGGAGAAGAAGCAGAACCTCCGGGCGCTCACACGGAGAGCCAAGACTGCCTTCGGAACAGTGTCGCAA AAAATTCAAGGGAGCTGCCAAGCCCCCGCGCGCCTCTTGGTAGCCTCTCTCACCCAGTTCCCGGGGTCCAGCGTGCAGGGATCTGTGAGGAACAAAAGCTCACCTCCACGGACCCCCCGTCGGAGGAGCGGCCGGCTTGCCGGGGTCTCGAGCCCAACGTCCAGCACCAGGATTGTGTCTCCGTTCGGCCAGGAGACTCCCGATCAAGCTGGGTCCCGACAGCTTAAGAAAGATTTCTTCCCCCTCCGGAGATCAGTGAGGGCCGCTGCCTTGCGAAGTCCATACGGTTCCCCGCTTTCTGCCAGCCAAAGAAG gCAATTTGATCGTGATCTGGAGCTCGTCTCGACCGGCATCCGCCAGCTGAAGCGCCTCTCCCGTGCCTTCAACGACATCATCGTCCAAGAAGAGAG GGATCAAGCAATCTTGAACTACTACCAAGTGATGGCGGAGAACCTGCGGGCCGCTCAGCGCCACTCCGGACGCCTCTCCAAATCCTTGGTCTGGAGACATCCAGGGAGGCGGCGGTGGCCATTTCGCAGCCGGACGGGCGACCATCTTAAACAGTATTAA